A single Lycorma delicatula isolate Av1 chromosome 12, ASM4794821v1, whole genome shotgun sequence DNA region contains:
- the LOC142333167 gene encoding S-formylglutathione hydrolase-like isoform X1 produces MTIYIKRLTKVLPTVSVLVKQAKKMGLTEVSSNFCFGGFQKTFSHESSELKCKMQFSVYIPPQVDTNKVPVIYWLSGLECTEQNFPQKAGAQRIASELGILIVCPDTSPRGCNIDGENDSWDFGTGAGFYLNASREPWNKNYRMYSYVTAELPAVITENFPVISTKQSIMGHSMGGHGALICALKNPGKYCSVSAFAPICHPSACPWGRKAFSGYLGGEDGSNWDEWDATKLVAKYDGPPLEIFIDQGMADKFLTVGQLQPEVFVDACKNAEMAVILKKRESYDHGYYFIATFIEEHLKFHARYLKV; encoded by the exons ATGACGATATACATTAAACGATTAACAAAGGTGCTGCCAACAGTCAGTGTACTCGTGAAACAAGCGAAAAAG atgggtTTAACTGAAGtttctagtaatttttgttttggcgGTTTTCAAAAGACATTTTCACATGAAAG ctcTGAACTAAAATGCAAAATGCAGTTTTCTGTATATATTCCTCCACAAGTTGACACAAATAAAGTACCCGTTATATATTGGTTATCCGGTTTAGAATGTACAGAACAAAATTTTCCTCAGAAGGCTGGTGCTCAGCGAATAGCATCTGAATTAGGAATTCTTATTGTATGCCCTGATACTAGTCCac gtgGATGCAATATCGACGGTGAAAATGATAGTTGGGATTTTGGAACCGGTGCTGGATTTTATTTGAATGCTTCTAGAGAACCgtggaataaaaattatagaatgtatTCATATGTAACTGCTGAACTTCCTGCggtaattactgaaaattttccaGTAATTTCGACAAAACAGAGTATTATGGGACATAG tatgggTGGACATGGTGCATTAATATGCGCATTGAAAAATCCTGGAAAATActgtagcgtctctgcctttgcACCGATTTGTCATCCATCGGCTTGTCCATGGGGACGTAAAGCATTTTCTGGTTATCTTGGAGGTGAAGATGGAAGCAATTGGGATGAATGGGATGCTACAAAACTTGTTGCCAAGTACGATGGGCCaccattagaaatatttattgatcag ggaatGGCTGATAAATTTCTGACTGTTGGGCAGTTACAACCGGAAGTATTTGTCGATGCTTGTAAAAATGCTGAGATggctgttattttaaaaaaacgtgagAGTTATGATCACGGGTATTATTTCATCGCTACTTTTATAGaggaacatttaaaatttcatgcgCGTTaccttaaagtttaa
- the LOC142333167 gene encoding S-formylglutathione hydrolase-like isoform X2, with protein MGLTEVSSNFCFGGFQKTFSHESSELKCKMQFSVYIPPQVDTNKVPVIYWLSGLECTEQNFPQKAGAQRIASELGILIVCPDTSPRGCNIDGENDSWDFGTGAGFYLNASREPWNKNYRMYSYVTAELPAVITENFPVISTKQSIMGHSMGGHGALICALKNPGKYCSVSAFAPICHPSACPWGRKAFSGYLGGEDGSNWDEWDATKLVAKYDGPPLEIFIDQGMADKFLTVGQLQPEVFVDACKNAEMAVILKKRESYDHGYYFIATFIEEHLKFHARYLKV; from the exons atgggtTTAACTGAAGtttctagtaatttttgttttggcgGTTTTCAAAAGACATTTTCACATGAAAG ctcTGAACTAAAATGCAAAATGCAGTTTTCTGTATATATTCCTCCACAAGTTGACACAAATAAAGTACCCGTTATATATTGGTTATCCGGTTTAGAATGTACAGAACAAAATTTTCCTCAGAAGGCTGGTGCTCAGCGAATAGCATCTGAATTAGGAATTCTTATTGTATGCCCTGATACTAGTCCac gtgGATGCAATATCGACGGTGAAAATGATAGTTGGGATTTTGGAACCGGTGCTGGATTTTATTTGAATGCTTCTAGAGAACCgtggaataaaaattatagaatgtatTCATATGTAACTGCTGAACTTCCTGCggtaattactgaaaattttccaGTAATTTCGACAAAACAGAGTATTATGGGACATAG tatgggTGGACATGGTGCATTAATATGCGCATTGAAAAATCCTGGAAAATActgtagcgtctctgcctttgcACCGATTTGTCATCCATCGGCTTGTCCATGGGGACGTAAAGCATTTTCTGGTTATCTTGGAGGTGAAGATGGAAGCAATTGGGATGAATGGGATGCTACAAAACTTGTTGCCAAGTACGATGGGCCaccattagaaatatttattgatcag ggaatGGCTGATAAATTTCTGACTGTTGGGCAGTTACAACCGGAAGTATTTGTCGATGCTTGTAAAAATGCTGAGATggctgttattttaaaaaaacgtgagAGTTATGATCACGGGTATTATTTCATCGCTACTTTTATAGaggaacatttaaaatttcatgcgCGTTaccttaaagtttaa